A window of the Helianthus annuus cultivar XRQ/B chromosome 4, HanXRQr2.0-SUNRISE, whole genome shotgun sequence genome harbors these coding sequences:
- the LOC110936677 gene encoding protein Dr1 homolog, with protein MDPMDIVGKTKEDASLPKATMTKIIKEMLPPDVRVARDTQDLLIDCCVEFINLVSSESNEVCSKEDRKTIAPEHVLKALQVLGFGEYIEDVYAAYEQHKLETMDPVRGGKCANVREMTEEEAAAEQQRMFAEARARMNGVAPTVSVTKPPEVDPCLEANS; from the exons ATGGATCCTATGGATATTGTTGGCAAGACAAAAGAGGATGCTTCTCTCCCAAAAG CTACTATGACTAAGATAATTAAGGAAATGTTACCTCCCGACGTACGCGTTGCAAGAGATACTCAAGATCTATTGATCGACTGTTGTGTCG AGTTCATCAATCTGGTTTCGTCAGAGTCAAATGAAGTGTGTAGCAAAGAAGATCGTAAAACAATTGCACCAGAGCATGTACTCAAGGCATTACAG GTTCTCGGTTTTGGGGAATACATAGAAGATGTTTATGCTGCATACGAACAACACAAACTCGAAACAATG GACCCCGTGAGAGGTGGAAAGTGCGCGAATGTAAGAGAGATGACAGAAGAAGAAGCGGCGGCAGAGCAGCAGCGGATGTTTGCAGAAGCACGAGCTAGAATGAATGGCGTTGCCCCCACCGTATCCGTAACCAAACCACCAGAAGTGGATCCTTGTTTGGAAGCCAACTCTTAG
- the LOC110936678 gene encoding glutathione S-transferase T3 isoform X1, producing the protein MHPYRPPFGGPARPTNPNTTQPQTPYNLQDMDPSFLTYAAYLSGAPPFVPPTYGFGQAGGSQPSQPEPESEPDVEVVPESQPEPVQDKSKRGRRSHKKKEKDEPRRAKTTIKWTKDEEYTLTRAWLDISEDEDTANFQTGPVFWDRVRALFYSSWGQGEHQDKDSISSKWTDINNKCHAFQEVYQRNYDNRPSGESDVGVLTKTLEEFDRTKSPFTYYKCWELLRKSPKWALVNPMTTSSRRRAKRSKTSSSADPSTPTSDARNVDLNETLDVDEQFQDELARPTGRRKGTGKKTVESSSDLGLKDDFEEMNRRLQDIHDLGHKRWEIMKDRVVETKKFNELQEARQMEKDIEFLSKPIDHLQGDALILAQMRRQKIREKYGL; encoded by the exons ATGCATCCATACCGACCCCCGTTTGGTGGCCCCGCAAGACCcacgaacccgaacacaacccaaccgcaaaccCCGTACAACCTacaagacatggacccgagctttttaacttacgcggcttacttgagtggcgccCCTCCTTTTGTTCCTCCCACCTACGGCTttggtcaagccggcgggtcgcaaccgtcacaacccgaacccgaatccgaaccCGATGTCGAGGTCGTGCCGGAGTcgcaacccgaaccggtgcaagaCAAATCGAAACGCGGCAGAAGGTCGCATAAAAAGAAGGAAAAGGATGAGCCTCGACGTGCAAAAACAACCATTAAATGGACGAAGGACGAGGAATACACGTTGACTCGGGCGTGGCTCGATATTTCGGAGGACGAAGATACCG caaactttcaaacgggcccCGTTTTTTGGGATAGGGTGCGTGCACTCTTTTATAGCTCATGGGGTCAAGGCGAACATCAGGACAAGGATTcaatttctagcaaatggaccgacatcaacaacaaaTGTCACGCGTTTCAAGAAGTTTACCAACGAAACTACGATAATCGCCCGAGCGGTGAAAGTGACGTCGGGGTTTTAACAAAGACTTTGGAGGAGTTCGATAGGACGAAAAGCCCTTTCACGTACTATAAGTGTTGGGAGctactacgaaaaagtccaaagtgggcgcTTGTTAATCCAATGACGACAAGTAGTAGACGCCgggctaaaaggtcaaaaacatcatcctccgcCGACCCGTCAACTCCGACATCCGATGCCCGTAATGTTGATTTAAATGAAACGTTGGACGTTGACGAGCAATTTCAAGACGAGTTGGCCCGACCCACCGGTAGAAGAAAGGGAACCGGGAAAAAAAcggtcgagtcgtcttccgatctcggCCTAAAGGatgatttcgaggagatgaaccgtcgtctccaagatATTCACGACCTCGGCCACAAACGTTGGGAGATTATGAAAGACCGAGTAGTTGAAACCAAAAAGTTCAACGAGTTGCAAGAGGCGCgacaaatggaaaaggacattgagtttttgtccaaaccgatCGACCACCTCCAAGGCGACGCGTTGATCTTGGCTcaaatgcgtcgccaaaaaatACGTGAAAAATATGGACTTTAG
- the LOC110936678 gene encoding glutathione S-transferase T3 isoform X2 yields MHPYRPPFGGPARPTNPNTTQPQTPYNLQDMDPSFLTYAAYLSGAPPFVPPTYGFGQAGGSQPSQPEPESEPDVEVVPESHKKKEKDEPRRAKTTIKWTKDEEYTLTRAWLDISEDEDTANFQTGPVFWDRVRALFYSSWGQGEHQDKDSISSKWTDINNKCHAFQEVYQRNYDNRPSGESDVGVLTKTLEEFDRTKSPFTYYKCWELLRKSPKWALVNPMTTSSRRRAKRSKTSSSADPSTPTSDARNVDLNETLDVDEQFQDELARPTGRRKGTGKKTVESSSDLGLKDDFEEMNRRLQDIHDLGHKRWEIMKDRVVETKKFNELQEARQMEKDIEFLSKPIDHLQGDALILAQMRRQKIREKYGL; encoded by the exons ATGCATCCATACCGACCCCCGTTTGGTGGCCCCGCAAGACCcacgaacccgaacacaacccaaccgcaaaccCCGTACAACCTacaagacatggacccgagctttttaacttacgcggcttacttgagtggcgccCCTCCTTTTGTTCCTCCCACCTACGGCTttggtcaagccggcgggtcgcaaccgtcacaacccgaacccgaatccgaaccCGATGTCGAGGTCGTGCCGGA GTCGCATAAAAAGAAGGAAAAGGATGAGCCTCGACGTGCAAAAACAACCATTAAATGGACGAAGGACGAGGAATACACGTTGACTCGGGCGTGGCTCGATATTTCGGAGGACGAAGATACCG caaactttcaaacgggcccCGTTTTTTGGGATAGGGTGCGTGCACTCTTTTATAGCTCATGGGGTCAAGGCGAACATCAGGACAAGGATTcaatttctagcaaatggaccgacatcaacaacaaaTGTCACGCGTTTCAAGAAGTTTACCAACGAAACTACGATAATCGCCCGAGCGGTGAAAGTGACGTCGGGGTTTTAACAAAGACTTTGGAGGAGTTCGATAGGACGAAAAGCCCTTTCACGTACTATAAGTGTTGGGAGctactacgaaaaagtccaaagtgggcgcTTGTTAATCCAATGACGACAAGTAGTAGACGCCgggctaaaaggtcaaaaacatcatcctccgcCGACCCGTCAACTCCGACATCCGATGCCCGTAATGTTGATTTAAATGAAACGTTGGACGTTGACGAGCAATTTCAAGACGAGTTGGCCCGACCCACCGGTAGAAGAAAGGGAACCGGGAAAAAAAcggtcgagtcgtcttccgatctcggCCTAAAGGatgatttcgaggagatgaaccgtcgtctccaagatATTCACGACCTCGGCCACAAACGTTGGGAGATTATGAAAGACCGAGTAGTTGAAACCAAAAAGTTCAACGAGTTGCAAGAGGCGCgacaaatggaaaaggacattgagtttttgtccaaaccgatCGACCACCTCCAAGGCGACGCGTTGATCTTGGCTcaaatgcgtcgccaaaaaatACGTGAAAAATATGGACTTTAG